A single window of Streptomyces griseoviridis DNA harbors:
- a CDS encoding DUF4429 domain-containing protein, with translation MAEILQRDGTWVFDGDALRLTPGRDRNVSLFRRTLGELVVPLGALEGLSFEKGRRSGRLRLRLRNGADPLLLATGGRLTEPHDPYQLAVEPDRHGVAEYVVEEVRAALLLARVPAGPLDRYLLPGPAVPLSVSAGDGTVSFDGERVRLEWNWKTEDAKSAAGARTLALGELAGVDWHPAAGLENGYLRFTVRGAPTEAPPKYDPNAVELWGFKKDPLMALVAAAVQARLPHPTAVASTATATATATAAVVPPAPRPAADDHDALLRRLRELGELHRAGVLTEDEFTLAKRAVLRRL, from the coding sequence ATGGCGGAAATCCTGCAGAGGGACGGCACGTGGGTGTTCGACGGCGACGCCCTGCGACTGACACCCGGACGGGACAGGAACGTCAGCCTCTTCCGCAGGACACTGGGTGAACTGGTCGTGCCGCTGGGCGCGTTGGAGGGACTCTCGTTCGAAAAGGGGCGCAGGTCCGGGCGGTTGAGGCTGCGGCTGCGAAACGGCGCGGACCCGCTGCTGCTCGCCACCGGAGGCCGCCTCACCGAGCCCCACGACCCGTACCAGCTGGCGGTCGAACCGGACCGGCACGGGGTCGCCGAGTACGTCGTCGAGGAGGTGCGCGCCGCGCTGCTGCTCGCGCGGGTGCCGGCCGGGCCGCTCGACCGGTATCTGCTGCCGGGCCCCGCGGTCCCGCTGTCGGTGTCGGCCGGTGACGGCACGGTGAGCTTCGACGGCGAGCGGGTGCGCCTGGAGTGGAACTGGAAGACGGAGGACGCCAAGTCGGCCGCCGGGGCCCGCACGCTGGCCCTCGGCGAGCTGGCCGGCGTCGACTGGCATCCGGCGGCCGGGCTGGAGAACGGGTATCTGCGGTTCACGGTGCGCGGCGCCCCGACCGAGGCGCCGCCCAAGTACGACCCGAACGCGGTGGAGTTGTGGGGGTTCAAGAAGGACCCGCTGATGGCGCTGGTCGCCGCCGCCGTGCAGGCCCGGCTGCCGCACCCGACCGCCGTCGCGTCCACCGCCACCGCCACCGCCACCGCCACCGCCGCCGTCGTCCCGCCCGCGCCGCGGCCGGCCGCGGACGACCACGACGCGCTGCTGCGACGGCTGCGGGAGCTGGGCGAGCTGCACCGGGCGGGCGTGCTGACGGAGGACGAGTTCACCCTCGCCAAGCGGGCGGTCCTCAGACGGCTGTGA
- a CDS encoding beta-N-acetylhexosaminidase: MRRHHGTTPRMGRVLGSLLLVTAAGAFTAAAAPVPGTPPVTPLDRVVPAPAMVAPGGAPYRITRDTAIRVADTREARRIGAYLASLLRPSTGFPLPVTTQGRGGIRLHLDPGRYGAEGYRLDSGSGGVTITAGAPAGLFHGVQTLRQLLPAAVESATERRGPWLIAGGTVQDRPRYGWRGAMLDVPRDLGSVERVQLAERYVDALALYKLNRLHLRLGDGGPSLPAEDGGPGGHWTADDYRAIVRYAAARFVEVVPEIGLGARWAGGDADDADAVDRAVRDLAALTPGRHLHIGGDEPHLTGDEEYGAFVDLVQSAVARYGRTAVGWHRITGAQPARGTLAQYRGVDGTGADERARVVAAARAGTGLILSPADRTRLDLAYPEPGACLDGSDPVGVRRSYDWDPGRYLAGVPEPAVKGVGASLGTGKAATGDALARLAFPRLPGVAELGWSPADTHDWDAYRVRLAAQGPRWDTLGIAYHRSPEVPWPTG, encoded by the coding sequence GTGAGACGGCACCACGGAACGACTCCCCGCATGGGCCGGGTCCTCGGATCCCTGCTGCTCGTCACCGCGGCCGGCGCCTTCACCGCCGCCGCGGCCCCCGTCCCGGGCACACCGCCCGTGACCCCGCTCGACCGGGTGGTCCCCGCGCCCGCCATGGTGGCCCCGGGCGGGGCCCCGTACCGGATCACCCGCGACACCGCGATCCGCGTCGCCGACACCCGCGAGGCCCGCAGGATCGGCGCGTACCTGGCGTCCTTGCTGCGGCCCTCCACCGGCTTCCCGCTGCCGGTGACCACCCAGGGGCGCGGCGGCATCCGCCTCCATCTCGACCCCGGCAGGTACGGCGCCGAGGGCTACCGCCTGGACAGCGGCAGCGGCGGCGTCACCATCACGGCGGGCGCCCCCGCCGGCCTCTTCCACGGGGTGCAGACCCTGCGCCAGCTGCTGCCCGCCGCCGTGGAGAGCGCGACCGAGCGGCGCGGGCCCTGGCTGATCGCCGGGGGCACCGTCCAGGACCGTCCGCGCTACGGCTGGCGCGGCGCGATGCTGGACGTCCCCCGGGACCTCGGCTCCGTCGAGCGGGTCCAACTGGCCGAGCGGTATGTCGACGCGCTCGCCCTCTACAAGCTCAACAGGCTGCATCTGCGCCTCGGTGACGGCGGCCCGTCCCTCCCGGCCGAAGACGGCGGGCCGGGTGGCCACTGGACGGCGGACGACTACCGCGCGATCGTGCGGTACGCGGCCGCCCGGTTCGTGGAGGTCGTGCCCGAGATCGGCCTCGGCGCCCGGTGGGCGGGCGGTGACGCCGATGACGCCGACGCCGTGGACCGGGCGGTGCGGGATCTCGCCGCCCTCACCCCCGGCCGCCATCTGCACATCGGCGGCGACGAGCCGCACCTCACCGGCGACGAGGAGTACGGGGCGTTCGTGGACCTGGTGCAGTCGGCCGTCGCCCGGTACGGCAGGACGGCCGTCGGCTGGCACCGGATCACCGGCGCCCAGCCGGCCAGGGGCACCCTCGCCCAGTACCGGGGCGTGGACGGCACCGGCGCCGACGAGCGGGCGCGGGTCGTCGCCGCGGCCAGGGCCGGCACCGGGCTGATCCTCTCGCCCGCCGACCGCACCCGGCTCGACCTCGCGTACCCCGAGCCGGGGGCCTGCCTCGACGGCTCGGATCCCGTCGGGGTGCGCCGGTCCTACGACTGGGACCCGGGCCGCTACCTCGCCGGGGTGCCCGAACCGGCCGTCAAGGGGGTCGGGGCGTCGCTGGGGACCGGGAAGGCCGCGACCGGTGACGCTCTCGCGCGCCTCGCGTTCCCGAGGCTCCCGGGCGTCGCCGAGCTGGGCTGGTCACCGGCCGACACCCACGACTGGGACGCCTACAGGGTGCGGCTCGCCGCCCAGGGCCCGCGCTGGGACACCCTCGGCATCGCCTACCACAGGTCGCCCGAGGTGCCCTGGCCCACCGGCTGA
- the glmS gene encoding glutamine--fructose-6-phosphate transaminase (isomerizing) codes for MCGIVGYIGKRDVAPLLLEGLQRLEYRGYDSAGIAVTSPKTAGLKSVKAKGRVRDLEAKVPARFKGTTGIAHTRWATHGAPSDANAHPHLDAEGKVAVVHNGIIDNASDLRRKLEADGVVFLSETDTEVLVHLVARSQAPTLEEKVRETLRVIEGTYGIAVLHADFPDRIVVARNGSPVVLGIGEKEMFVASDIAALVTHTRQIVTLDDGEMATLKADDFRTYTTEGTRTTSEPTTVEWEAASYDMGGHDTYMHKEIHEQADAVDRVLRGRIDERFSTVHLGGLNLDAREARRIRRVKILGCGTSYHAGMIGAQMIEELARIPADAEPASEFRYRNAVVDPDTLYVAVSQSGETYDVLAAVQELKRKGARVLGVVNVVGSAIAREADGGIYVHAGPEVCVVSTKCFTNTTVAFALLALHLGRTRDLSVRDGKRIIEGLRRLPAQITEILDQEQEIEKLAARYAEARSMLFIGRVRGYPVAREASLKLKEVSYIHAEAYPASELKHGPLALIEPALPTVAIVPDDDLLEKNRAAMEEIKARSGRILAVAHQHQEKADETIVVPKNEDELDPILMGIPLQLLAYHTALALGRDIDKPRNLAKSVTVE; via the coding sequence ATGTGCGGAATCGTCGGATACATCGGCAAGCGTGACGTGGCCCCGCTGCTCCTCGAGGGCCTCCAGCGCCTGGAGTACCGCGGCTACGACTCGGCGGGCATCGCCGTCACCTCGCCGAAGACCGCCGGGCTCAAGAGCGTCAAGGCCAAGGGCCGGGTGCGTGACCTGGAGGCCAAGGTCCCGGCCCGCTTCAAGGGCACCACGGGCATCGCGCACACCCGCTGGGCCACCCACGGCGCCCCCTCGGACGCCAACGCCCACCCGCACCTGGACGCCGAGGGCAAGGTCGCCGTCGTCCACAACGGCATCATCGACAACGCCTCCGACCTGCGCCGCAAACTGGAGGCGGACGGCGTCGTCTTCCTCTCCGAGACCGACACCGAGGTCCTCGTCCACCTCGTCGCCCGCTCCCAGGCGCCGACCCTGGAGGAGAAGGTCCGCGAGACCCTCCGGGTGATCGAGGGCACCTACGGCATCGCCGTGCTGCACGCCGACTTCCCCGACCGCATCGTGGTGGCGCGAAACGGCTCCCCCGTGGTCCTCGGCATCGGCGAGAAGGAGATGTTCGTCGCCTCCGACATCGCCGCGCTGGTCACCCACACCCGCCAGATAGTGACCCTCGACGACGGCGAGATGGCGACCCTCAAGGCCGACGACTTCCGGACGTACACCACCGAGGGCACCCGCACCACGTCCGAGCCGACCACCGTCGAGTGGGAGGCCGCCTCCTACGACATGGGCGGCCACGACACCTACATGCACAAGGAGATCCACGAGCAGGCCGACGCCGTGGACCGGGTGCTGCGCGGCCGGATCGACGAGCGCTTCTCCACCGTCCACCTGGGCGGCCTCAACCTGGACGCCCGCGAGGCCCGCCGGATCCGCCGGGTCAAGATCCTCGGCTGCGGCACCTCGTACCACGCGGGCATGATCGGCGCCCAGATGATCGAGGAGCTGGCCCGCATCCCCGCCGACGCCGAGCCCGCCTCCGAGTTCCGCTACCGCAACGCGGTCGTCGACCCCGACACCCTGTACGTCGCCGTCTCCCAGTCGGGCGAGACCTACGACGTGCTGGCCGCCGTGCAGGAACTCAAGCGCAAGGGCGCCCGGGTGCTCGGCGTGGTCAACGTGGTCGGCTCGGCCATCGCCCGCGAGGCCGACGGCGGCATCTACGTGCACGCGGGCCCCGAGGTCTGCGTCGTCTCCACCAAGTGCTTCACCAACACGACGGTCGCCTTCGCGCTGCTCGCGCTGCACCTGGGCCGCACCCGTGACCTCTCGGTCCGCGACGGCAAGCGGATCATCGAGGGCCTGCGCAGGCTGCCCGCCCAGATCACCGAGATCCTCGACCAGGAGCAGGAGATCGAGAAGCTGGCCGCACGGTACGCCGAGGCCCGCTCGATGCTGTTCATCGGCCGGGTGCGCGGCTACCCGGTCGCCCGGGAGGCGTCCCTCAAGCTCAAGGAGGTCTCCTACATCCACGCCGAGGCCTACCCCGCCTCGGAGTTGAAGCACGGCCCGCTGGCCCTCATCGAGCCGGCCCTGCCCACGGTCGCGATCGTCCCCGACGACGACCTGCTGGAGAAGAACCGCGCCGCGATGGAGGAGATCAAGGCCCGCAGCGGACGCATCCTGGCGGTGGCCCACCAGCACCAGGAGAAGGCCGACGAGACGATCGTCGTCCCGAAGAACGAGGACGAGCTGGACCCCATCCTGATGGGCATCCCGCTCCAACTCCTCGCCTACCACACGGCGTTGGCCCTGGGCCGGGACATCGACAAGCCGCGCAACCTGGCCAAGTCGGTGACGGTGGAGTAG
- a CDS encoding purple acid phosphatase family protein, with the protein MGVPEPLADRMSMAEQHEYLRARFSRRTMIRGGAVTLGAVMGGVFVPGAVAEAAVPTRSTAPATATVDGALVAPFGRHLAYGNDPRTEMTVSWQVPVAVKKPFIRIGAHPWDLSRRIEAEVRTLFTPAGVGASGDHTQYYLHAKLTHLRPGRTYYYGVGHQGFDPAAAHLTGTLGTFTTAPDHKKPFTFTAFGDEGVGYHGLANNSLLLGQNPAFHLHAGDIAYADPAGAGKSSDTGFDSRVWDQFLAQTESVAKSVPWMPAYGNHDMEAWYAPHGYGGEEARWNLPDNGPDKRNLPGVYSFVHGNTAVISLDANDVSFEIPANLGLSGGTQTRWLEAQLKKFRAAKDIDFVVVFFHHCAYCTSTAHASEGGVRQEWVPLFEKYTVDLVINGHNHQYERTDVLKGDKVVKKLPIGGTAYPETEGVVYVTAGAAGRSLYAFSAPQSYEGHEHEVDSVASFVNTKTGKVDETVTWSRVRYLDYSFLRVDVAPAARGHWATLTVSGIAETGARVDRFTVARRAK; encoded by the coding sequence ATGGGAGTACCCGAGCCGCTGGCCGACCGGATGAGCATGGCCGAGCAGCACGAGTACCTGCGCGCCAGATTCTCCCGGCGCACGATGATCAGAGGCGGCGCCGTCACCCTGGGCGCCGTCATGGGCGGTGTGTTCGTCCCCGGCGCGGTCGCCGAGGCCGCCGTCCCCACCCGGAGCACCGCCCCGGCCACCGCCACCGTCGACGGCGCGCTCGTCGCCCCCTTCGGCCGCCACCTCGCCTACGGCAACGACCCGCGCACCGAGATGACCGTCTCCTGGCAGGTGCCGGTCGCGGTGAAGAAGCCGTTCATCCGGATCGGCGCCCACCCCTGGGACCTCTCCCGCCGCATCGAGGCCGAGGTCCGCACCCTGTTCACGCCGGCCGGGGTCGGCGCGAGCGGCGACCACACGCAGTACTACCTGCACGCGAAACTCACCCACCTGCGGCCCGGCAGGACGTACTACTACGGCGTCGGCCACCAGGGCTTCGACCCGGCCGCCGCCCACCTCACCGGCACCCTGGGCACCTTCACCACCGCGCCCGACCACAAGAAGCCGTTCACCTTCACCGCCTTCGGCGACGAGGGCGTCGGCTACCACGGCCTCGCCAACAACAGCCTGCTGCTCGGCCAGAACCCGGCCTTCCACCTGCACGCGGGCGACATCGCCTACGCCGACCCGGCGGGCGCCGGGAAGTCCTCCGACACCGGCTTCGACTCCCGGGTGTGGGACCAGTTCCTCGCCCAGACCGAGTCGGTCGCCAAGTCCGTCCCGTGGATGCCCGCCTACGGCAACCACGACATGGAGGCCTGGTACGCGCCGCACGGCTACGGCGGCGAGGAGGCCCGCTGGAACCTCCCCGACAACGGACCCGACAAGCGCAACCTGCCGGGCGTCTACTCCTTCGTCCACGGCAACACCGCCGTGATCTCCCTCGACGCCAACGACGTCTCCTTCGAGATCCCGGCCAACCTCGGCCTCTCCGGCGGCACCCAGACCCGGTGGCTCGAAGCCCAGCTGAAGAAGTTCCGCGCCGCGAAGGACATCGACTTCGTCGTCGTCTTCTTCCACCACTGCGCCTACTGCACCTCCACCGCGCACGCCTCGGAGGGCGGCGTCCGCCAGGAGTGGGTGCCGCTGTTCGAGAAGTACACGGTCGACCTCGTCATCAACGGCCACAACCACCAGTACGAGCGGACCGACGTCCTCAAGGGCGACAAGGTCGTCAAGAAGCTCCCGATCGGCGGCACCGCCTACCCGGAGACCGAGGGTGTCGTGTACGTGACGGCGGGCGCGGCCGGGCGCAGCCTGTACGCGTTCAGCGCGCCCCAGTCCTACGAGGGCCATGAGCACGAGGTCGACTCGGTCGCCTCGTTCGTCAACACCAAGACCGGGAAGGTCGACGAGACGGTCACCTGGTCGCGGGTGCGCTACCTCGACTACTCGTTCCTGCGGGTGGACGTCGCCCCCGCGGCCAGGGGCCACTGGGCCACCCTGACGGTGAGCGGCATCGCCGAGACCGGCGCGCGCGTCGACCGGTTCACCGTGGCCCGCCGCGCCAAGTAG